A stretch of the Deltaproteobacteria bacterium genome encodes the following:
- a CDS encoding IS1595 family transposase, translating into YLAEFCYRFNRRFWEPQMFNRMLHACLNSDTSTFAELRA; encoded by the coding sequence TACCTGGCAGAATTTTGCTACCGTTTCAACCGCCGCTTCTGGGAACCGCAAATGTTTAACCGGATGCTTCATGCTTGTCTCAATTCGGATACAAGCACTTTTGCAGAGCTAAGGGCATAA